In the genome of Luteitalea pratensis, the window GTGCGCGAACACCCGGACCTCGTGCGCAAGTACGTGGGTTCGGTCGTCCCGCACACCGACAACTTCTACGCCGCCCTCAACTCCGCCGTGTTCAGCGACGGCTCCTTCGTGTACGTGCCGAAGGGCGTGCGCTGCCCGATGGAGCTGTCCACGTACTTCCGCATCAATGCCAAGGGCACCGGTCAGTTCGAGCGGACGCTGATCGTCGCCGACGAGGGCGCGTACGTCAGCTACCTCGAAGGCTGCACGGCGCCGATGCGTGACGAGCACCAGCTGCACGCCGCCGTCGTCGAGCTCGTGGCTCTCGATGGCGCCACGATCAAGTACTCCACCGTCCAGAACTGGTACCCCGGCGACAAGGACGGCAAGGGTGGCATCTACAACTTCGTCACCAAGCGTGGCAAGGCGATGACCAACGCCAAGATCACGTGGACGCAGGTGGAGACGGGGTCGGCCATCACCTGGAAGTACCCGAGCTGCATCCTGCAGGGCGACAACTCGGTCGGCGAGTTCTACTCGGTGGCGGTGACCAACAATCGCCAGCAGGCCGACACCGGCACCAAGATGGTGCACCTCGGCAAGAACACGAAGAGCACGATCGTCAGCAAGGGCATCTCGGCCGGCAAAGGCCAGAACACCTATCGCGGACAGGTCAAGATCGCCAAGGGCGCCGAGGGTTCGCGCAACTACTCGCAGTGCGACTCGCTGCTCATCGGCGACCGCTGCGGCGCGCACACGTTCCCGTACATCGAGGTGAAGAACACCACTTCCACGGTGGAGCACGAGGCGTCGACGTCGAAGATCGGGGAGGACCAGATCTTCTACTGCCGCCAGCGCGGGCTCTCGGCCGAGGATGCCGTCAACATCATCGTCAACGGCTTCTGCAAGGAAGTGTTCCGCGAGCTCCCGATGGAGTTCGCCGTCGAGGCGCAGAAGCTCCTCGGCATCAGTCTCGAGGGGAGCGTCGGCTAGCGCCGACACTCCACACACGGCCTTCGTCGGTCGGCCTTCCGCCTTCGCCACGGCTGCGGCGGACAGGTCGGCCTTCGGAAGCCACGAACACAGTGCGAGGACCCGAGGCGGTGCCGACGGGTCGGGTGATTTTGCGAGGGCCGACGGCCGAATGCCGACGGCCGGCGGTGACAACGAACATGCTGACGATCAAGAACCTTCAAGCGCGCGTCGAAGACAAGGACATCCTCAAGGGCATCACGCTGAGCGTGAACGCCGGTGAAGTGCACGCCATCATGGGGCCCAATGGCTCCGGCAAGAGCACGCTGGCCAGCGTGTTGGCGGGCCGCGACGCGTACGAGGTCACCGGCGGCGAGGTCCTGTTCGAGGGCAAGGATCTCCTCGACATGGACCCCGAGGAGCGCGCCCGCGCGGGCGTGTTCCTGGCGTTCCAGTACCCGGTCGAGATCCCGGGGGTCAACAACAGCTACTTCCTGAAGGCGGCGCTCAACGCCATCCGTCAGCACCGCGGTCTGCCGTCGCTCGACGCGATGGAGTTCGCCCGCCACATGAAGGAGAAGATGAAGCTGCTGCGGATGGACCCGAGCTTCATGCAGCGCTCCGTCAACGAGGGCTTCTCGGGCGGCGAAAAGAAGCGCAACGAGATCTTCCAGATGGCCGTTCTCGAGCCCAAGCTGTGCATCCTCGACGAGACCGACTCCGGCCTCGACATCGACGCGCTGCAGGTCGTTGCCGCAGGCGTCAACGCGCTCCGGAACCCGGAACGCGCGGTCATCGTGGTCACGCACTACCAGCGCTTGCTGAACTTCATCGTCCCGGATTTCGTGCACGTGCTCTCCGAGGGGCGCATCGTCAAGAGCGGCGGCAAGGAGCTGGCGCTCGAACTCGAGGCGAAGGGCTACGGCTGGATCGAAGGCGCAACGGTCACCGCGTAGACGGATTGATTTACGCAGCCTGCTTGCCCGCCGAAACCCATGGCGAAGGCGGGTAGCCCGAGAAAGAACCGGCCGGCTGGGACAGCCGGCCCTACCAACTGACGATGTCACCAATTGCTGCCCAGGATTCCCTGCTGACGGGATTCGACGAGTTCACCGCCGCGCGCGCGAGCGAGCCTGCGTGGCTGCGCGCCAGCCGTGCCAGCGCGGCCGCCACGTTCCGGGACGAGGGCCTGCCGACGACACGGCGGGAGGAATGGCGGTTCACGCCGATCACCGGTATCACCGACGTGGCGCCGCAGCCGGTGGCCTCGGCCCTGGCCGACACGGGCGTCGTCGACGGCTTCCTGTTCCGCGAGTTCGAAGGACCGCAGCTGGTGTTCGTCAACGGACACTACTCCGTGGCGCTGTCGCGGCTGCACGCCTTGCCTGCCGGCATCCGCGTGAGTTCGATCGCGGCGATGCTCGAGGCTGATCCGGACACGCTGCAGCGGCATCTCGGCACCGCCATCCGTTTCCGTCAGCAGGGCTTCACGGCCCTCAACGACGCATGGTTCACGGACGGCACCGCCATCGTCGTCGACGCCAATGCCGTCGTCGCGACGCCTGTTCACGTGCTGTATTTCTCGACTGGCGCCGGCGCATCCTATCCGCGCACGCTGGTGATTGCCGGTGCCAACAGCCAGCTCTCGTTCGTCGAGAGCTTCGCGGGCACCGACTCGACGTACGTGACCAACGCCATCACCGAAGTCATCTCGGCCGAAGGCGCGCACGTCGACCACTACAAGGTGAACCGCGAGAGCCTGCAGGGGCACCATGTCTCGAGCACGCACATGCAGTTGGCACGCGCCTCGGTGTTCGCGACCCACAACATCTCGCTCGGCGGCCGGCTCACGCGCAACGACATCAACGCGACGCTGGACGGCGAGGGCATCGAGTGCACGGTGAACGGGCTGTACCTGGCCGACGGCGACCGGCTCGTGGACAACCACACGGCAATCGATCACGCCAAGCCGCATTGCCACAGCTACGAGATCTACAAGGGCGTGCTCGACGGCCACAGCCGGGGCGTGTTCAACGGCAAGATCTTCGTGCGCGAGGACGCGCAGAAGACCGACGCGAAGCAGACCAACCAGGTGCTGCTGCTCTCCGATGACGCGACCATCGACACCAAGCCGCAGCTGGAGATCTTTGCCGACGACGTGAAATGCACGCACGGGGCGACCGTCGGTCAGCTCAGCGCCGAGGCGCTGTTCTACCTGCGCGCCCGCGGCATCGGCAAGGACGACGCCCGCGCCCTCCTGATCCACGCCTTCGCCGAGTCGGTCGTGGAGAACATCCGGATCGACGCCGTGCGTCACGCGCTGGAGCAGGTGCTGCTGACGCGCCTGCCATTGAGGTAGGGGCGCCTCTCCGAGGCGCCCCTCCCGTGAAGGCCGAATGTTCGACGCTGCTGCTGTCCGACGCGAGTTCCCTATCCTGGACCAG includes:
- the sufB gene encoding Fe-S cluster assembly protein SufB, which translates into the protein MSTSTDTIEQLATQEYKYGFTTDVDADQLPPGLDEDTVRAISLRKEEPEWMLEWRLKSYRAWQKMAYPDWSNVHYPPVDFQDISYYSAPKPRKQLNSLDEVDPEVRATFDKLGIPLAEQMALAGVAVDAVFDSVSVATTFKQKLADLGIIFCSFSEAVREHPDLVRKYVGSVVPHTDNFYAALNSAVFSDGSFVYVPKGVRCPMELSTYFRINAKGTGQFERTLIVADEGAYVSYLEGCTAPMRDEHQLHAAVVELVALDGATIKYSTVQNWYPGDKDGKGGIYNFVTKRGKAMTNAKITWTQVETGSAITWKYPSCILQGDNSVGEFYSVAVTNNRQQADTGTKMVHLGKNTKSTIVSKGISAGKGQNTYRGQVKIAKGAEGSRNYSQCDSLLIGDRCGAHTFPYIEVKNTTSTVEHEASTSKIGEDQIFYCRQRGLSAEDAVNIIVNGFCKEVFRELPMEFAVEAQKLLGISLEGSVG
- the sufC gene encoding Fe-S cluster assembly ATPase SufC; the encoded protein is MLTIKNLQARVEDKDILKGITLSVNAGEVHAIMGPNGSGKSTLASVLAGRDAYEVTGGEVLFEGKDLLDMDPEERARAGVFLAFQYPVEIPGVNNSYFLKAALNAIRQHRGLPSLDAMEFARHMKEKMKLLRMDPSFMQRSVNEGFSGGEKKRNEIFQMAVLEPKLCILDETDSGLDIDALQVVAAGVNALRNPERAVIVVTHYQRLLNFIVPDFVHVLSEGRIVKSGGKELALELEAKGYGWIEGATVTA
- the sufD gene encoding Fe-S cluster assembly protein SufD, with the translated sequence MSPIAAQDSLLTGFDEFTAARASEPAWLRASRASAAATFRDEGLPTTRREEWRFTPITGITDVAPQPVASALADTGVVDGFLFREFEGPQLVFVNGHYSVALSRLHALPAGIRVSSIAAMLEADPDTLQRHLGTAIRFRQQGFTALNDAWFTDGTAIVVDANAVVATPVHVLYFSTGAGASYPRTLVIAGANSQLSFVESFAGTDSTYVTNAITEVISAEGAHVDHYKVNRESLQGHHVSSTHMQLARASVFATHNISLGGRLTRNDINATLDGEGIECTVNGLYLADGDRLVDNHTAIDHAKPHCHSYEIYKGVLDGHSRGVFNGKIFVREDAQKTDAKQTNQVLLLSDDATIDTKPQLEIFADDVKCTHGATVGQLSAEALFYLRARGIGKDDARALLIHAFAESVVENIRIDAVRHALEQVLLTRLPLR